The uncultured Campylobacter sp. genome segment TGGCGGCAGTTGCCATTCCAAAACTAGCAGCTACACGCGATGATGCAGAAGTCGTTAGAGCAGCGCAGAATGTATCTACATCGCTGACTGATCTAATGGCTTATTATACTTCGCAAGGCGAGTATGATAATAGCACGACAGGTTTTAATAACATGACGAATGTTAAAAATCCTATTACCGTAAAAGGCAAGACTTGTGCTACATATACCGTCGATAGCAAAACCAAGGTTACTCTTACAAAAAAGATGGATGGTTTATGCGCTCAGGTATGGGATATGCCGGGGTTAAAGAATATAAATGCCGTCTATGCGTCTGACGCTTTATTGATTATTAAGCAGTAGCTTCTTTGGCGCAGGGACTATCTCTGCGCCTTTTTATTCAAAAATCCAAGAAAAATTCCAATCATCCAAATAATTGCGAAAAATATAAAGATAAAGCTCCAAAATTGTGCCAGATCCACGCTTTTGCTTGCTGGAAACAGATACCAACCTCCGCTATAAAGCGCCGTTAGTTTGGCTTGCAGCCCCTCTAGCGTTACATCAGTTGGTACTGCCGGTATGTCGAATGCGCAGCTGTTAAACGATTTAAAAATCGGCACTGCGCTTATATCAAAATTTAAAAATCTCACCGCTCCACCGCAGCCGCTCATTCCGCTCATATCTCCGCTTCCTCGCAGTACCGTGTGAATTTTAGCTAAATTTAGCGATGAGACAAATCCCAGCGCCGCGCCGTAAAACCATACCGCATATCCGCAGATCGCGCCGTAAACACCCTTGCCGCAAACCGCTAAAATCACCGCTCCTAGCGCTATGGCGCAAAGCGCGAATCTCACGTGAATGCTAAAGCTTTCCGGATAGATAAAAAGGAATTTTTGCAAGAAAAAATATGAAAACGCTAGCCAAAAAAGCGCCCATATAGCACAAAAAGCGAGAAATTTTTTAGAGTATCTGTTTTGAAATTTTAAAATCATAAAAATCCTTTCTGCGCATAATTTTATAATAAATTGCAGATATTTTTGCTAAAATCCCAGCTTTTATAGCAAAAATTTCAAGCAAAGGGTAAAATTTTGAGGAATTTTTTACGCAAATTAGAAAGAGCTTTTGATGCGTTCGCAAATATCTTAGGCGTATTAAGTATCGTATTTTTGGCGCTTTTAGTTATAGTCGTTTTTTACAATGTTGTGGCGCGTTATCTTTTTCCAGCCGCAAATTCCGTCGCTATGCAAGAACTTACGTGGTGGCTATATTCGGCGATGTTTTTATTCGGTGTGACCTACGCGCTTAAAGAAAATGCCCACGTTCGCGTGGATATTTTTTACGAAAAATTTAGCCCCACT includes the following:
- a CDS encoding disulfide bond formation protein B; its protein translation is MILKFQNRYSKKFLAFCAIWALFWLAFSYFFLQKFLFIYPESFSIHVRFALCAIALGAVILAVCGKGVYGAICGYAVWFYGAALGFVSSLNLAKIHTVLRGSGDMSGMSGCGGAVRFLNFDISAVPIFKSFNSCAFDIPAVPTDVTLEGLQAKLTALYSGGWYLFPASKSVDLAQFWSFIFIFFAIIWMIGIFLGFLNKKAQR
- a CDS encoding prepilin-type N-terminal cleavage/methylation domain-containing protein codes for the protein MKGFTMIELIFVIVILGVLAAVAIPKLAATRDDAEVVRAAQNVSTSLTDLMAYYTSQGEYDNSTTGFNNMTNVKNPITVKGKTCATYTVDSKTKVTLTKKMDGLCAQVWDMPGLKNINAVYASDALLIIKQ